In Actinomadura luteofluorescens, the sequence TCAGCACGAGGGGCGGGGCGGAGGCGGTGCGCGTCATGCTTCCCACTTTATGGTGATCTGCCGGAAGCGGCGATCCGCCGGGGGCGCCTGATCTCAGACCAGCGTGCAGGGCAGCCTGTTGAGGACGCAGGCGGACGGCTTGGACGGGGCGCCCTGGGCGGCGAACACGATCCGCACGGTGCCGCCGGGGGCGATCGCGGTGCGGCCGCGGACGAAGGGCACCCGGCCCGTCCGCACGACGGTGGCGCCCCGGACGGCCGTGACCGAGACGTTCGGGATCTTGAAGGCGAGCGCCCACGCGGTGACGGGGCGCTGCCCCTTGTTGGCGATGGTGGCGGTGGCCTTGAACCCGCCGGGGGTGCGGGAGGCGACGCGGAAGGCGATGACGAGGCCGTCGGGGCGGCCCGCGCCGCGGCTCGCGCGCCCGCCCGGGCCGCGCTCGGTGATCTGGTTGTCGCGCGGGTCGGTCTGGCTGGTCTTCGGTGCGCCGCCCGCGAAGTTGAGGGAGATCTGCTGGGTGCTCAGCGCGTACGAGACGATCCCCACGGCGATGACGAGCGCGACGATCGGGAGCAGCGGGAGGGGCAGCATGGAGACGATCTTCGTCCAGCCGCTCTTGCCCGGCCCGCTCGTCTCCGGCTCCGGCGCGGCCGGCGAGTCCGCGGGGTCGGGCGGCCCTCCGCGCGGCTGCTCGGAGCCCGCCGGCGCGGGTGCGCCCGGGTAGTCGCCGGGATAGTCCCCGGGGAGCGGAGCGAACCGGTACGGATCGGCCGGCGGATCGTGCTGGCGCTCGGCGCCCGGCGGCGGGCCCGACCTGACCTGGTCGTGCGGCGAGACGTACACCTGGTCGTCGGTCGGCCCGGAGAAGACGTCGTAGGAGGGGTCGACAGGAGCCCCGAAGTACGGCCCTCGCGACGCTTCGGCGCCCGGTACGGGGTCGTCGTCCGGTTGCTCAAGCCTGGAGTGTCGTCCCATCCCATCCCTCTTCGATCACAGGATGTATACCAAACCCGTCCCAAGCATGCCTACCGGAAGTGCCAACGCACACGGCTGTACGCGCTGCGCGCTCCGAGGCGTTCAGACTGGGAAATGATCCCATGCTCCGGGGGGCGGACGGCGCCCGTCCACGCGCACCCCGGCCCCTTCGGCGACGGTTCCGATCCGTGTCCAGAGGGGAGGCAGGACGGCGTCTGCCGAAAAGGTGCCGGCGAACGCGTGGTCCTCACCGCCGGTGAGCGCGAGGGCCCGTCCGTCCGGCCCGAGGATCTCCGGGACGGGCACGCGGGCGGAGTCCACGTCGATCCGGACGCCGCTCGCGCCGGCGATGTGCCCGAGGTCCTGGACGAGCCCGTCGCTCACGTCGAGCAGCGCGGTGGCGCCGTGGGTCCGCGCCTCCTCCCCGGCGGTGTAGGGCGGCTCGGGACGGCGGTGCGCCGCGAGCAGCTCCTCGGGGCCGTCCCGCCCGGCCTCCAGGAGCGCGAGCCCCGCGGCGGCGAAGCCGAGCCGGCCCCGGACGGCGACGACGTCGCCCGGGCGCGCCCCGGACCGGGTGAGCGGCGCCGCGCCGCCGAGGTCGCCGAGCGCGGTGATCGCGAGGGTGACCTGCGGCGCGGCCACGACGTCGCCGCCCGCGACCGACGCCCCCGCCGCGCGGCATTCGTCGGCGAGCCCGTCGTAGAGCCGCTCGGCCCACCCGGCGCCGGTCGCGGGCGGGGCGGCGAAGCCGACGAGCAGCGCCGTGGGGTTCGCGCCCATCGCGACGACGTCGGCGAGGTTCTGCGCGGCGGCCTTGCGCCCGATGTCGTAGGGACCGGACCAGTCGCGGCGGAAGTGCCGCCCCTCCACGAGCAGGTCGGTGGTGGCGACGACGCGGCCGTCCGGCGCGGCGATCACCGCGGCGTCGTCGCCGGGGCCGAGCCGGACCGCCGGGCCCTGGGGCAGCCGCCGGGTCAGGCGGCCGATCAGGCCGAACTCGCCCAGCTCCCCGATCGTGCCCATCTGCGCTGTTCCCCCGTTTTCTCGCGTTTCTCCCGGTTCGTACCGGGCACGCCGTACCCCGACCGCCCATGGCAGCGCGTAACACGATACGGTGACCGTCCGACGGTTGATTCTCCGCTTGGGGAGGACGTGATGGTGCAGGCCTACATCCTCATCCAGACCGAAGTCGGCAAGGCAGCCGAGGTGGCGGGCCACATCTCCGGCATTACGGGCGTAACCCGGGCGGAGGACGTCACCGGACCCTACGACGTGATCGTCCGAGCGGAGGCGCGGAATGTGGACGAGCTGGGCAAGCTCGTCGTCGCGCAGATCCAGGCCGTCGAGGGGATCACGCGGACCCTCACGTGCCCGATCGTCCATATCTGAGCGCTCCGCGGCACCACTCCGCTCCCTGGCCGCCCTCGGAGGCCTGGCGCTGCTCACCGCCGCCTGCGGCGACGGGGCCGTGCAGGTCCCGGCACCGAGCCCCGGCGCGGCGACACAGCGGCTCTGCCAGGGGCTGCGGCTGCCCGAGAAGGTGCACGGGCAGAAGCGCCGCGACACCTCCCCGGACTCGCCGCTGACCGCCGCGTGGGGCTCCCCCGCGATCGCGCTGCGCTGCGGTGTCCCCCTGCCCGCCACGCTCCGTCAGACGTCCCAGCTGGTGACCATCAACGGGATCGACTGGTTCGGGCAGCCCGCCGACCGGCCGGTGACCTTCACCGCGGTGGCGCGGCAGGCCTACGTCGAGGTGACGGTGCCCCCGAAGTACAACCCGGCCGGGGACGTGCTGATCGAGCTGGGACCGTCCATCAAGGCGACGATCCCCGCGAAGCCCGAGGGGCAGCTCTGACCGACGGCGCCGGTCACCAGATCGGGACCGGGCTCCGCCCCCGCGGGTAGTAGCCGGGGATCGGCTCCCCGGACGCCGCCCGCTCCAGCCGCCGCTGCATCCCGTCCGACAGCACCCCGGCCTTCATCATCTCGACGAACACCGACGTGACGTTGCCGAGGTCGAACCAGTCGCGCTGCCACG encodes:
- a CDS encoding cellulose binding domain-containing protein; the encoded protein is MGRHSRLEQPDDDPVPGAEASRGPYFGAPVDPSYDVFSGPTDDQVYVSPHDQVRSGPPPGAERQHDPPADPYRFAPLPGDYPGDYPGAPAPAGSEQPRGGPPDPADSPAAPEPETSGPGKSGWTKIVSMLPLPLLPIVALVIAVGIVSYALSTQQISLNFAGGAPKTSQTDPRDNQITERGPGGRASRGAGRPDGLVIAFRVASRTPGGFKATATIANKGQRPVTAWALAFKIPNVSVTAVRGATVVRTGRVPFVRGRTAIAPGGTVRIVFAAQGAPSKPSACVLNRLPCTLV
- a CDS encoding thiamine-phosphate kinase, translated to MGTIGELGEFGLIGRLTRRLPQGPAVRLGPGDDAAVIAAPDGRVVATTDLLVEGRHFRRDWSGPYDIGRKAAAQNLADVVAMGANPTALLVGFAAPPATGAGWAERLYDGLADECRAAGASVAGGDVVAAPQVTLAITALGDLGGAAPLTRSGARPGDVVAVRGRLGFAAAGLALLEAGRDGPEELLAAHRRPEPPYTAGEEARTHGATALLDVSDGLVQDLGHIAGASGVRIDVDSARVPVPEILGPDGRALALTGGEDHAFAGTFSADAVLPPLWTRIGTVAEGAGVRVDGRRPPPGAWDHFPV
- a CDS encoding Lrp/AsnC family transcriptional regulator; the encoded protein is MVQAYILIQTEVGKAAEVAGHISGITGVTRAEDVTGPYDVIVRAEARNVDELGKLVVAQIQAVEGITRTLTCPIVHI
- a CDS encoding DUF3515 domain-containing protein, whose amino-acid sequence is MLTAACGDGAVQVPAPSPGAATQRLCQGLRLPEKVHGQKRRDTSPDSPLTAAWGSPAIALRCGVPLPATLRQTSQLVTINGIDWFGQPADRPVTFTAVARQAYVEVTVPPKYNPAGDVLIELGPSIKATIPAKPEGQL